In the Helicobacteraceae bacterium genome, one interval contains:
- a CDS encoding flagellar protein FlaG, with amino-acid sequence MEINGISSGISPIAVNAGQETRRNERVKQTDSSQEIARRAEKAGEEAQISRERFEELVSNLNESAQTLRMQLRFGYSEDIKGLYLSVLDAESGDIIRQIPSEQAIKFIARMREVAGLLLDERV; translated from the coding sequence ATGGAAATAAACGGTATAAGCTCCGGCATCTCTCCAATAGCCGTTAACGCGGGGCAGGAAACGCGGCGAAACGAGCGGGTCAAACAGACCGATTCGTCTCAAGAAATTGCGCGGAGAGCCGAAAAAGCGGGCGAAGAGGCGCAAATAAGCAGGGAGCGCTTCGAGGAGCTCGTCTCTAATCTCAACGAATCGGCGCAGACGCTCAGAATGCAGCTTCGTTTTGGTTACAGCGAGGACATCAAAGGGCTTTACTTGAGCGTGCTTGACGCTGAAAGCGGCGATATTATTCGCCAGATTCCCAGCGAACAGGCGATTAAGTTTATAGCCCGAATGCGAGAAGTGGCAGGATTATTGCTTGACGAAAGAGTATAG